A portion of the Deinococcus sp. AB2017081 genome contains these proteins:
- a CDS encoding universal stress protein: MFSRILVPLTHSPTNRVALEAALSLAAHHGLTLIGLHVLVPQPAPVDSYGMAGMAGSLDPLASWSQMEAITGQQRAQRAVLEEFSERCETLGVAYEALGDVDSAAEDIVRHAQSADMVWLSRGGLHAGHTTWGSTFEDVIHRSPVPVWVAHEDAVLPTRLTVATDGQPQALGTLDVAATLAEGWTLPLELRVVAEGPATAMDELSLHDAQAALDAFGHRPDHAVLSVGEPAQVLAQTTAPDSLLVMGAHSHRSFLGLRRGRTVDALLQGACGSVLLCPHQSRAAVGQFR; the protein is encoded by the coding sequence ATGTTCAGCCGAATCCTTGTTCCGCTCACCCACAGCCCCACCAACCGGGTGGCCCTGGAGGCCGCGCTGTCCCTGGCAGCCCATCATGGGCTGACCCTGATCGGGCTGCATGTGCTGGTGCCGCAGCCCGCACCGGTCGACTCCTACGGCATGGCCGGCATGGCCGGCAGCCTCGATCCGCTGGCCAGCTGGTCGCAGATGGAGGCGATCACCGGGCAGCAGCGCGCGCAGCGTGCTGTGCTCGAGGAATTCAGTGAACGCTGTGAGACCCTGGGCGTGGCGTACGAGGCCCTGGGAGACGTCGACAGCGCCGCTGAGGACATCGTGCGACATGCCCAGAGCGCCGACATGGTCTGGCTGTCCCGTGGGGGCCTGCACGCCGGCCACACCACGTGGGGGTCAACCTTCGAGGACGTGATTCACCGCAGTCCGGTGCCGGTGTGGGTCGCTCACGAGGACGCTGTCCTTCCCACCCGGCTGACCGTGGCCACCGACGGGCAGCCACAGGCGCTGGGCACCCTGGACGTCGCGGCGACCCTCGCCGAGGGCTGGACGCTGCCGCTGGAACTGCGGGTGGTGGCCGAGGGGCCGGCCACGGCCATGGACGAGCTGTCTCTGCATGATGCCCAGGCGGCCCTGGACGCCTTCGGACACCGTCCTGACCACGCCGTCCTGAGCGTCGGCGAGCCCGCACAGGTGCTGGCCCAAACCACCGCGCCGGACAGCCTGCTGGTGATGGGCGCCCACTCGCACCGCTCCTTTCTGGGGCTCCGGCGGGGCCGCACGGTGGACGCCCTGCTGCAGGGCGCGTGTGGATCGGTGCTGTTGTGCCCCCACCAGAGCCGGGCCGCCGTGGGGCAGTTCAGATGA
- a CDS encoding ferric reductase-like transmembrane domain-containing protein, producing MTTPPARANRTLSAALLALYGALFLACWLGLGPQTLAWSLNRALGVVAYVLLALSVTFGALLGSRASPPWLSRAQQGGWHGLISGAALLLGGLHGLLLTVDAQSPQPLLAVLLPGASTVLPLAVGLGILGLYGLLVVWASTRLRARLSPRIWRALHLGAYPSFALLTAHGLLAGSDGLTVLYGVSLGAVVYTFGLRLLDRRRPAGQPRALAAPLTPPAIPAAATDPTLSPPVSPPRSLP from the coding sequence ATGACGACCCCGCCCGCCCGCGCCAACCGCACGCTGAGCGCCGCGCTGCTGGCCCTGTACGGCGCGCTGTTCCTGGCCTGCTGGCTGGGCCTGGGGCCGCAGACCCTGGCCTGGAGCCTCAACCGCGCGCTGGGCGTGGTGGCCTATGTGCTGCTGGCCCTGAGCGTGACCTTCGGGGCGCTGCTGGGCAGCCGGGCCTCGCCCCCCTGGCTGAGCCGCGCGCAGCAGGGCGGCTGGCACGGGCTGATCTCGGGCGCCGCGCTGCTGCTGGGAGGCCTACACGGCCTGCTGCTCACCGTGGATGCCCAGTCGCCGCAGCCGCTGCTGGCGGTGCTGCTGCCGGGGGCTTCCACTGTCCTGCCGCTCGCCGTCGGCCTGGGCATCCTGGGGCTCTATGGCCTCCTGGTGGTCTGGGCCAGCACCCGGCTGCGGGCACGGCTCTCGCCCCGGATATGGCGGGCGCTGCACCTGGGTGCCTATCCCAGCTTCGCGCTGCTGACCGCCCACGGCCTGCTGGCGGGCAGCGACGGCCTCACCGTGCTGTACGGCGTCAGTCTGGGCGCGGTGGTGTACACCTTTGGCCTGAGACTGCTTGACAGACGCCGGCCCGCAGGGCAACCCCGTGCCCTGGCTGCTCCGCTGACGCCTCCGGCCATCCCCGCTGCCGCCACCGATCCGACCCTGTCCCCGCCCGTCTCACCTCCGAGGAGCCTCCCATGA
- a CDS encoding FAD:protein FMN transferase encodes MSLSFEIRAMDTEVRAEGRGARAALTEVRRLEALLSRFGHTPLTELNRWGVLENPPPELVQALGYALTVARRSGGLLTPAIRGALVAAGYDGHPGTPRHAAVRVPPLDGVVLSAERVTLPPGLTLDLGGTAKGWIVTRAARLLDGAGLLDAGGDLIVRQQEPCAVEVEHPFGGQAALLELPAGTWGVATSSTLKRAWPGGHHLIDPRTGRPLESGLVQVTAVSPSLLDAEVLCKMALFGDPALRRFLAGAPPPTLLAYDRQGQQWQWQAAGWAA; translated from the coding sequence ATGAGCCTGAGCTTTGAGATCCGCGCCATGGACACCGAGGTGCGCGCGGAGGGCAGGGGTGCGCGCGCCGCACTGACTGAAGTTCGCCGGCTCGAGGCCCTGCTGAGCCGCTTCGGCCACACCCCGCTGACCGAGCTCAACCGCTGGGGCGTGCTGGAGAACCCGCCCCCTGAACTGGTGCAGGCCCTGGGGTACGCGCTGACGGTGGCCCGGCGCAGCGGCGGGCTGCTCACCCCGGCGATCCGGGGCGCGCTGGTGGCAGCCGGCTACGACGGCCACCCGGGAACACCCCGCCACGCGGCTGTGCGGGTGCCGCCGCTGGACGGCGTGGTACTCAGCGCCGAGCGCGTCACCCTGCCCCCTGGCCTGACGCTCGACCTGGGCGGCACCGCCAAGGGCTGGATCGTGACCCGGGCGGCCCGGCTGCTGGACGGCGCAGGACTGCTGGACGCGGGCGGCGACCTGATCGTGCGCCAGCAAGAACCCTGCGCCGTCGAGGTCGAGCACCCATTCGGCGGCCAGGCGGCCCTGCTCGAGCTGCCCGCCGGCACCTGGGGGGTGGCGACCAGCAGCACCCTCAAGCGCGCCTGGCCGGGCGGCCACCACCTGATCGATCCGCGCACCGGGCGGCCCCTAGAGAGCGGCCTCGTGCAGGTCACAGCGGTGAGCCCCAGCCTGCTGGACGCCGAGGTGCTGTGCAAGATGGCGCTGTTCGGCGACCCGGCGCTGCGCCGCTTCCTGGCCGGCGCGCCGCCGCCGACCCTGCTCGCCTACGACCGGCAGGGCCAGCAGTGGCAGTGGCAGGCAGCGGGCTGGGCCGCATGA
- a CDS encoding VIT1/CCC1 transporter family protein, whose translation MPQTPHTEQHFTGSETVRDVVIGMSDGLTVPFALAAGLSGAVASSGLVLVAGLAEVAAGSIAMGLGGFLAARSDAESYRHELARERQEVEELPERETEEVRAIFSGYGLRGEALEQATQAITSNSDSWVQFMMRNELGLEEPHPSRAPKSALTIGGSYVLGGLIPLIPYAFGLPIGEALRISVIVTLLALAVFGAVKARFTGVSVLGSALQTTLVGGLAAGAAFLIARAVSGLGVGQ comes from the coding sequence ATGCCACAGACTCCACATACCGAGCAGCATTTCACCGGTTCTGAGACCGTCCGCGACGTGGTCATCGGCATGAGCGACGGCCTGACGGTGCCCTTCGCGCTGGCGGCTGGCCTGTCCGGCGCGGTGGCGTCGAGCGGCCTGGTACTGGTCGCCGGCCTGGCCGAGGTAGCGGCGGGGAGCATCGCCATGGGCCTGGGCGGCTTTCTGGCTGCCCGCAGCGACGCCGAGAGCTACCGCCACGAGCTGGCCCGCGAACGGCAGGAGGTCGAGGAGCTGCCTGAGCGCGAAACCGAGGAGGTGCGCGCAATCTTTTCCGGCTACGGTCTGCGGGGTGAGGCGCTGGAACAGGCGACGCAGGCCATCACCTCAAACTCGGACAGCTGGGTGCAGTTCATGATGCGCAACGAGCTGGGCCTGGAGGAGCCGCACCCCTCGCGCGCGCCGAAGAGCGCCCTGACCATCGGAGGGTCGTATGTGCTCGGCGGACTCATTCCACTGATCCCATACGCCTTTGGATTGCCCATCGGAGAGGCGCTGCGGATCTCGGTGATCGTGACCCTGCTGGCACTGGCGGTTTTCGGCGCGGTCAAGGCCCGCTTTACCGGTGTCAGCGTCCTCGGCAGCGCCTTGCAGACGACCCTGGTGGGTGGCCTGGCGGCCGGAGCCGCCTTCCTGATCGCGCGGGCCGTTTCGGGACTGGGCGTCGGCCAGTGA
- a CDS encoding NRAMP family divalent metal transporter encodes MDKQTTDHPTADLQVDSTQRRPWWRLLGPGVITGASDDDPSGIATYSQVGAQFGFGLLWTMPFSYPLMAVTQEISARVGRVTGHGLAGNLRRHFAPGWLYLLSGLLLVANTINLGADLGAMGAAMKLVIGGHGHLYTLLFGVGCVLAQVFVPYHAYVRVLKWLSASLLAYVAVVLAVRVPWGAVLRATVLPHLTLSGPYLQGLIAVLGTTISPYLFFWQASQEVEDLHATPGEERLTRAPEQAPQQFRRIRVDTFAGMGFSNLVAFFIILTAAVTLHAGGVTTIQTAAQAAEALRPLAGNFAFVLFSLGIIGTGLLAVPVLAGSAAYAVGEALRWPVGLERRPLAARGFYGILTAATLVGVALNFSPVDPVRALYWSAIVNGVTAGPVMIALMLMASRHEVMGQFTLPRVLRVVGWLATALMLAASAAMLLTL; translated from the coding sequence ATGGACAAGCAGACCACAGACCATCCCACCGCAGACCTGCAGGTGGACAGCACCCAACGCCGGCCCTGGTGGCGGCTGCTGGGGCCGGGAGTGATCACCGGGGCGTCCGATGATGACCCCAGCGGCATCGCCACCTACTCGCAGGTCGGGGCGCAGTTCGGCTTTGGCCTGCTCTGGACGATGCCCTTCTCATACCCGCTGATGGCGGTCACTCAGGAGATCAGCGCCCGGGTGGGCCGGGTGACCGGACACGGGCTGGCCGGCAACCTGCGCCGCCATTTCGCGCCGGGCTGGCTCTATCTGCTCTCAGGGCTGCTGCTGGTCGCCAACACCATCAACCTGGGGGCCGATCTGGGAGCCATGGGCGCGGCCATGAAGCTGGTGATCGGTGGCCACGGTCACCTCTACACCCTGCTGTTCGGGGTGGGCTGTGTCCTGGCCCAGGTGTTCGTGCCCTATCACGCCTATGTGCGGGTGCTCAAATGGCTCAGCGCCTCGCTGCTGGCCTATGTGGCGGTGGTGCTGGCCGTGCGGGTGCCCTGGGGCGCGGTGCTGCGGGCTACGGTGCTGCCGCACCTCACCCTCAGCGGCCCCTACCTCCAGGGGTTGATCGCCGTGCTGGGCACCACCATCAGCCCCTACCTGTTCTTCTGGCAGGCGTCCCAGGAGGTCGAGGATCTCCACGCCACGCCTGGAGAGGAGCGACTGACGCGGGCGCCCGAACAGGCCCCGCAGCAGTTCCGGCGCATCCGGGTCGATACCTTCGCCGGCATGGGCTTTTCCAACCTGGTGGCCTTTTTCATCATCCTGACCGCCGCTGTCACGCTGCACGCTGGCGGCGTCACAACCATCCAGACCGCCGCCCAGGCCGCCGAAGCCTTGAGGCCGCTGGCCGGCAACTTCGCCTTCGTGCTGTTCAGCCTGGGGATCATCGGCACGGGCCTGCTGGCGGTGCCGGTGCTGGCCGGCTCCGCGGCCTACGCGGTGGGCGAGGCGCTGCGCTGGCCGGTGGGGCTGGAGCGGCGGCCCCTGGCCGCCCGGGGCTTCTACGGAATACTGACAGCCGCGACCCTGGTCGGGGTGGCGCTGAACTTCTCGCCGGTCGATCCGGTGCGCGCACTGTACTGGTCGGCGATCGTCAACGGCGTCACGGCGGGCCCGGTGATGATCGCGCTGATGCTGATGGCCAGCCGCCACGAGGTGATGGGACAGTTCACCCTGCCCCGAGTGCTGAGGGTGGTGGGCTGGCTGGCCACGGCCCTGATGCTGGCCGCGAGCGCGGCCATGCTGCTGACCCTGTAG
- a CDS encoding phosphatase PAP2 family protein yields MTPLPPALRAVRPAALARMLLGIFLPLLLLGVIAEDVFEKERFAFEAPIMAWIHAHAGAGLTTLSLGLNTLGGPLVTGAALIVLTVGLWLGGRRWPAALSVLGLGSAVGLAFVMKLFFNRPRPELWPRLITEHGAAFPSGHSTAAAALATFAAVLLWRTAWRWPAVVLGAWYAGLMGYSRLVLGVHLPTDVLAGWLTGVASVLAAYSVLGGRLRRGLAGTSTAPVSPERAPARPPQ; encoded by the coding sequence GTGACCCCCCTCCCCCCTGCTCTGCGCGCTGTCCGTCCGGCGGCGCTGGCCCGCATGTTGCTGGGCATCTTCCTTCCTCTGCTGCTGCTGGGCGTGATCGCCGAGGACGTCTTCGAGAAGGAGCGCTTCGCCTTTGAGGCGCCCATCATGGCCTGGATCCACGCGCACGCGGGAGCGGGACTGACCACGCTGAGCCTCGGCCTCAACACCCTGGGGGGCCCGCTCGTCACGGGCGCCGCGCTGATCGTGCTCACCGTGGGCCTGTGGCTGGGCGGGCGGCGGTGGCCGGCGGCGCTCTCGGTGCTCGGCCTGGGCAGCGCGGTGGGCCTGGCCTTCGTCATGAAGCTCTTTTTCAACCGGCCCCGCCCCGAGCTGTGGCCCCGACTGATCACCGAGCACGGCGCGGCCTTCCCCAGCGGCCACTCCACAGCGGCGGCGGCGCTGGCCACCTTCGCGGCCGTGCTGCTGTGGCGCACCGCCTGGCGCTGGCCGGCCGTGGTGCTGGGGGCCTGGTACGCCGGGCTGATGGGCTACTCGCGGCTGGTGCTGGGGGTGCACCTGCCCACCGACGTGCTGGCCGGCTGGCTGACCGGGGTGGCCAGTGTGCTGGCGGCCTACAGCGTGCTGGGAGGCCGGCTCAGACGGGGGCTGGCCGGGACTTCCACGGCCCCGGTCTCTCCCGAACGTGCCCCGGCCAGGCCCCCCCAGTGA
- a CDS encoding ABC transporter ATP-binding protein/permease yields MPRSPSSLRWLAHDRRVWHGLGLSAVLSLLGLGLGAGAFILIAQAIARALAGAPLQPGELWWVGGLLLGRALAQGAREWAGQGLAARMIRHWRGALTRQALALGPVALSRTHGAELLTLDAELGPRLAPLYARYLPSAVHAGLAFAVVLAVTARLDGATAGVLLLTGPLTLLLLALVGLATHAATERQWVAHTRLAGRLLTLTRHLPTLHAFGVTPAYREVLARTASAQRAATMGVLKVAFLSGFVMDFAATLATALAAVWIGVRLFGGEAQLAPTLAALMLVPEFFGPLRQLGADRHAALDAEPVGARLRTLLSTVPGPSGPHRPRGPGHLELRAAHAELSPHTAPLSADLPPGSRLALRGPSGSGKTTLLCALAKYTPYAGQILVDGQALDEFDAAAWRERVAYVPQHPRLIAASVRDNLRLGRPGASDAELMAVAASVGLLPVLGALPGGWDAPLGEGGVSLSGGETARLALARALLSGAGVLLLDEVTAHLDAESERSVLLAMDAACTGRTVVLATHRPAPAGWEQATLAARGAS; encoded by the coding sequence GTGCCCCGTTCCCCGTCGTCCCTGCGCTGGCTGGCCCATGACCGCCGGGTGTGGCACGGGCTGGGGCTCAGCGCCGTCCTGAGCCTGCTGGGCCTGGGCCTGGGCGCCGGCGCCTTCATCCTGATCGCCCAGGCGATCGCGCGCGCGCTGGCCGGCGCGCCGCTGCAGCCGGGCGAGCTGTGGTGGGTGGGCGGCCTGCTGCTGGGCCGGGCCCTGGCCCAGGGGGCCCGCGAGTGGGCCGGGCAGGGGCTCGCGGCGCGCATGATCCGCCACTGGCGCGGCGCCCTGACCCGTCAGGCGCTGGCCCTGGGCCCGGTGGCCCTGTCGCGCACCCACGGCGCCGAGCTGCTGACCCTGGACGCCGAACTGGGCCCCCGGCTCGCGCCGCTGTACGCCCGCTACCTGCCGTCGGCCGTCCACGCGGGGCTGGCCTTCGCCGTGGTGCTGGCGGTCACGGCGCGCCTGGACGGGGCCACCGCCGGCGTGCTGCTGCTGACCGGCCCGCTGACCCTGCTGCTGCTGGCGCTGGTCGGCCTGGCCACCCACGCCGCCACCGAGCGGCAGTGGGTGGCGCACACGCGGCTGGCGGGCCGGCTGCTGACCCTGACCCGGCATCTGCCCACCCTGCATGCCTTCGGGGTGACGCCGGCCTACCGCGAGGTGCTGGCCAGGACGGCCTCGGCGCAGCGCGCCGCCACCATGGGAGTGCTGAAGGTGGCCTTTCTCAGCGGCTTCGTGATGGACTTCGCCGCCACCCTGGCCACGGCCCTGGCCGCCGTCTGGATCGGCGTGCGGCTCTTCGGCGGCGAGGCGCAGCTGGCGCCGACCCTCGCCGCACTGATGCTGGTGCCGGAGTTCTTCGGCCCGCTGCGTCAGCTGGGCGCCGACCGGCACGCCGCGCTGGACGCCGAGCCGGTGGGGGCCCGGCTGCGGACGCTGCTGTCCACCGTGCCGGGGCCCAGCGGCCCGCACCGGCCCCGGGGGCCGGGCCACCTCGAGCTGCGCGCGGCCCACGCGGAGCTGAGTCCCCACACGGCGCCCCTGAGCGCCGACCTGCCGCCCGGCAGCCGGCTGGCGCTGCGGGGCCCCAGCGGCAGCGGCAAGACGACGCTGCTGTGCGCGCTGGCCAAGTACACGCCGTACGCCGGGCAGATTCTGGTGGACGGCCAGGCGCTGGACGAGTTCGACGCCGCCGCCTGGCGGGAGCGGGTGGCGTACGTGCCGCAGCATCCCCGGCTGATCGCCGCCAGCGTGCGCGACAACCTGCGGCTGGGTCGCCCCGGGGCCAGCGACGCAGAGCTCATGGCCGTCGCCGCCTCGGTGGGCCTGCTGCCCGTGCTGGGCGCCCTGCCGGGTGGCTGGGACGCGCCGCTGGGTGAGGGCGGGGTCAGCCTCTCGGGGGGCGAGACGGCCCGGCTGGCCCTGGCCCGCGCCCTGCTCTCCGGCGCCGGGGTGCTGCTGCTCGATGAGGTCACCGCCCACCTGGACGCCGAGAGCGAGCGCAGCGTCCTCCTGGCCATGGACGCGGCGTGCACCGGGCGCACGGTGGTGCTGGCCACCCACCGGCCTGCCCCGGCCGGGTGGGAGCAGGCCACGCTGGCGGCGCGGGGAGCGTCATGA
- a CDS encoding amino acid ABC transporter ATP-binding/permease protein, giving the protein MTAWPTLLGVLAALAGLGLAGTSGLLISRSALRPEDFLSLTLLVTAVRALGLGRAGLRYAERLAGHAAALQSGERARLRLFDTLARFGRDLHAHERSGDLLSRGGADIDAAQFRTLRVVLPLWAAGGVVSALGIWLWTIDPALALLATLPVLAASGGVWARRGPVERLAAEDMALGREHGTRLLDALAASGEGAGRHHAPALATLESRLEQVARAQGRLSGQLTLGRDLAFALCAGGVLWRGAALVEAGALPGAVLAAVTLASVTAVDVLVPLSALPAAQALARVAAQRQAALEALQPAVQAPAAPWPLPGGPFEMELRRVSLRRAGRVILEDVSLRLAAGERVALSGASGAGKTTLLALLCRDLDPDGGQVTFGGRDLRGLDPAALRRRLSLHEQGAPLLDGTLSENLRLGDHGAPDETLRALLDDLGLTDLPLDLWVGEGGSRLSGGQRARVSLARALLKPSEALLLDEPTAFLDDEAEARALQVIERERRGRALLIVTHRAAPLAMADVQYVLHEGILSPAGPAPERSAV; this is encoded by the coding sequence ATGACCGCCTGGCCCACGCTGCTCGGCGTGCTGGCCGCGCTGGCCGGGCTGGGGCTGGCCGGCACCTCGGGGCTGCTGATCTCACGCTCGGCGCTGCGGCCCGAAGACTTCCTGAGCCTGACCCTGCTGGTCACGGCCGTGCGGGCGCTGGGCCTGGGCCGCGCCGGGCTGCGCTACGCCGAGCGCCTTGCCGGGCATGCCGCCGCCCTGCAATCCGGTGAACGTGCGCGCCTGCGGCTCTTCGACACGCTCGCGCGCTTCGGACGTGACCTGCACGCGCATGAACGCAGCGGCGACCTGCTGTCCCGGGGCGGGGCCGACATTGACGCCGCCCAGTTCCGGACGCTGCGCGTGGTGCTGCCCCTGTGGGCCGCCGGGGGCGTGGTCAGCGCGCTTGGCATCTGGCTGTGGACGATCGACCCCGCGCTGGCCCTGCTGGCCACCCTGCCGGTGCTGGCGGCCAGCGGCGGGGTCTGGGCACGGCGCGGGCCGGTCGAGCGGCTGGCCGCCGAGGACATGGCGCTGGGCCGGGAACACGGCACCCGCCTGCTCGACGCGCTGGCCGCCAGTGGCGAGGGGGCGGGCCGGCATCACGCTCCGGCGCTGGCCACTTTGGAGTCGCGACTCGAGCAGGTGGCCCGTGCCCAGGGCCGCCTGAGCGGCCAGCTCACGCTGGGCCGGGATCTGGCCTTTGCCCTGTGCGCGGGTGGGGTGCTCTGGCGCGGCGCCGCCCTGGTTGAGGCCGGGGCGCTGCCGGGCGCGGTGCTGGCCGCCGTGACGCTGGCCAGCGTGACGGCCGTCGACGTGCTGGTGCCCCTCTCGGCGCTGCCCGCGGCCCAGGCGCTGGCCCGGGTGGCGGCCCAGCGTCAGGCGGCCCTGGAGGCGCTGCAGCCTGCCGTCCAGGCGCCCGCCGCGCCCTGGCCGCTGCCGGGTGGCCCGTTCGAGATGGAGCTGCGCCGGGTCAGCCTGCGCCGGGCCGGACGGGTCATCCTGGAAGACGTCAGCCTGCGGCTGGCCGCCGGGGAGCGTGTGGCGCTGAGCGGCGCCAGCGGCGCCGGCAAGACCACCCTGCTGGCGCTGCTGTGCCGCGACCTCGATCCGGACGGTGGGCAGGTCACGTTCGGTGGCCGCGACCTGAGGGGGCTGGATCCGGCGGCGCTGAGGAGACGGCTGAGTCTGCACGAGCAGGGCGCGCCGCTGCTGGACGGCACCTTGAGTGAAAACCTGCGGCTGGGCGATCATGGGGCCCCGGACGAGACGCTGCGCGCCCTGCTCGACGACCTCGGCCTGACCGATCTGCCGCTCGACCTGTGGGTGGGCGAGGGCGGCAGTCGCCTGAGTGGTGGGCAGCGGGCGCGTGTCAGTCTGGCCCGCGCGCTCCTAAAACCCTCCGAGGCCCTGCTGCTGGATGAACCCACCGCCTTCCTGGACGACGAGGCCGAGGCCCGGGCGCTGCAGGTCATCGAGCGGGAGCGGCGCGGGCGCGCCCTCCTGATCGTGACGCACCGCGCGGCGCCGCTGGCGATGGCCGATGTCCAGTACGTCCTGCACGAGGGGATTCTCAGCCCCGCAGGGCCTGCCCCTGAGAGGAGCGCTGTATGA
- a CDS encoding cytochrome ubiquinol oxidase subunit I, giving the protein MTDILGFTALDLSRFQFATTSIFHYFFVPFTVGFALIIAVLQTLAHRTGDPKLENLTRFFGHLFFINFAVGVVTGIVQEFQFGMNWQVFSNFVGNIFGVPLALEVLMAFFLESTFLGLWWFGKGKLPAWASLACIWIVALGTSVSAFWIIIANAWMQRPVGFEIVGGRAVMTDALAIVLNPKGLQWFAHIWTGGLTVAAFFVLAVSAYHLRRKHHVDAFRVSFKVALLTALIGSLGVTAAGHIQGQSAVRDQPMKYAAFSALWDTPGGTQMPESLLALPSNTLRENRFEISVPYVGSFLAFNNFSQKAQGLNDLQREYAAKYGPGNYIPPVWQVYWAFRVMVGLGGVMLLVSLISVWRWRRGRLDDPGRLYGLLLIMPLAPHLANFSGFIATEMGRQPWVVQGLLRTADAVSPLSPLTVLLSLGAFWIVYLTLIGLDVFLLTKTARAGLHEPGAQTASIPGPSYLPEGGAP; this is encoded by the coding sequence ATGACCGACATCCTGGGCTTCACTGCGCTTGACCTGTCCCGCTTCCAGTTCGCGACCACAAGCATCTTCCACTACTTCTTCGTGCCCTTCACGGTCGGCTTCGCGCTGATCATCGCCGTCCTCCAGACGCTGGCCCACCGCACGGGCGATCCAAAACTGGAGAACCTGACCCGCTTTTTCGGGCACCTGTTCTTCATCAATTTCGCGGTGGGCGTGGTGACCGGCATCGTGCAGGAGTTCCAGTTCGGCATGAACTGGCAGGTCTTTTCCAACTTCGTGGGCAACATCTTCGGGGTGCCCCTGGCCCTCGAGGTTCTGATGGCCTTCTTCCTGGAGAGCACCTTCCTGGGGCTGTGGTGGTTCGGCAAGGGCAAGCTGCCGGCGTGGGCCTCGCTGGCCTGCATCTGGATCGTGGCCCTGGGTACCAGCGTGAGTGCGTTCTGGATCATCATCGCCAACGCCTGGATGCAGCGTCCGGTGGGGTTCGAGATCGTGGGCGGCCGGGCCGTGATGACCGACGCGCTGGCGATCGTGCTCAATCCCAAGGGTCTGCAGTGGTTCGCGCACATCTGGACGGGCGGCCTGACGGTGGCGGCCTTCTTCGTGCTGGCCGTCAGCGCCTATCACCTGCGCCGGAAGCACCACGTAGACGCCTTCCGCGTCAGCTTCAAAGTGGCGCTGCTCACCGCACTGATCGGTTCCCTGGGGGTCACGGCGGCCGGGCACATCCAGGGCCAGAGCGCGGTGCGCGACCAGCCCATGAAGTACGCGGCGTTCAGCGCCCTGTGGGACACGCCGGGCGGCACCCAGATGCCCGAGAGCCTGCTGGCGCTGCCCAGCAACACCTTGAGAGAAAACCGCTTCGAGATTTCCGTCCCTTACGTCGGCTCGTTCCTGGCCTTCAACAATTTCAGCCAGAAGGCGCAGGGCCTCAACGACCTGCAGCGGGAGTACGCGGCGAAGTACGGCCCCGGCAATTACATTCCGCCGGTCTGGCAGGTCTACTGGGCCTTTCGGGTGATGGTGGGACTGGGCGGCGTGATGCTGCTGGTCAGTCTGATCTCCGTCTGGCGCTGGCGGCGGGGCCGGCTGGACGACCCTGGCCGCCTGTATGGCCTGCTGCTGATCATGCCGCTGGCGCCGCATCTGGCCAACTTCAGCGGCTTCATCGCCACTGAAATGGGACGCCAGCCCTGGGTGGTGCAGGGACTGCTACGCACCGCCGATGCGGTCAGCCCACTGAGCCCACTGACGGTGCTGCTCTCGCTGGGTGCGTTCTGGATCGTGTACCTGACCCTGATCGGACTGGACGTGTTCCTGCTGACCAAGACCGCCCGCGCGGGATTGCACGAGCCCGGCGCCCAGACGGCCTCCATCCCTGGGCCCAGCTACCTGCCTGAAGGGGGCGCCCCGTGA